Proteins found in one Chlamydia sp. 04-14 genomic segment:
- a CDS encoding SpoIID/LytB domain-containing protein produces the protein MKILKYILLGLSFSMGVAGYTEVKVSDTFMVQPIVSEPKIRVLLLNESTTALIEAKGPYRLYGDSELLQHSPQGLRCAAHALYGGVRWGENFPGVQCLKIEPIDDSASLFVNGLQYKGALYIHKTDKHCIVVTNELTVEEYLKSILSTKYLRELDKEALSACVILERTALYERLLAKNPQNFWHVTGSEDHYAGYGATRQFYGVEDAVDWTSRLIVDNPEGLIIDADGLLKANVDRLAVEGYNARQILEKFYKDADFVVIESWNDEANEIS, from the coding sequence GTGAAGATATTGAAGTACATCCTTTTAGGACTTTCCTTCAGTATGGGCGTAGCCGGGTACACAGAAGTTAAGGTTTCTGATACTTTTATGGTTCAACCTATTGTTTCCGAACCTAAAATTCGTGTTCTTCTTTTGAATGAGAGTACCACGGCTCTAATAGAAGCTAAAGGTCCTTATCGTCTTTATGGTGATAGCGAGTTATTGCAACACTCACCTCAAGGTTTGCGTTGTGCGGCCCACGCTCTTTACGGAGGTGTTCGATGGGGAGAAAATTTCCCAGGAGTCCAGTGTTTAAAGATAGAACCTATTGATGATTCTGCATCACTATTTGTAAATGGACTACAATATAAGGGAGCTCTTTATATTCATAAGACAGATAAGCACTGTATTGTTGTAACTAATGAGCTAACTGTTGAAGAGTATCTTAAATCGATTCTTTCCACGAAATATCTCAGAGAATTAGATAAGGAAGCTTTATCAGCATGTGTGATTTTAGAGAGAACCGCTTTATATGAGAGGCTTCTCGCTAAAAATCCTCAAAACTTCTGGCATGTCACAGGATCCGAAGATCATTATGCTGGTTATGGAGCTACACGACAATTCTATGGCGTTGAAGATGCTGTAGATTGGACATCACGATTGATCGTTGATAATCCTGAAGGATTGATTATTGATGCTGATGGCTTGCTTAAAGCTAATGTAGATCGTCTTGCTGTAGAAGGTTATAATGCACGTCAAATTCTTGAGAAATTCTATAAAGATGCTGATTTTGTAGTTATAGAATCTTGGAATGACGAAGCTAATGAAATTAGCTAG
- a CDS encoding glycogen debranching protein yields the protein MGKISFYPGSPLPLGATQLSSNRYRFALFSSQATQVVLALADKNFHIQEIVLSHEKNRTGAIWHIEVEGISDQWSYAFRVDGPTSATAKFDFKKYLSDPYAKNLRSPQTFGSIKTSGDYAFSYLKNEEFSWEGDRCLNLPKEESIIYEMHVRSFTWNNSSKVRYPGTFLGVIEKIDYLKKLGVNAIELLPIFEFDETYHPFRTPNTPHLYNYWGYSSLNFFSPCRRYAYGSDPCAPIREFKTLVKALHKANIEVILDVVFNHTGLENTTCPLPWIDLSSYYMVNSQGEFANYSGCGNTVNTNHTPTTQWILDSLRYWVQEMHVDGFRFDLASVFSRDPLGNPVPFSPILHAISYDPVLSETKIIAEPWDAAGLYQVGYFPTLSPRWSEWNGQYRDTIKSFLNGDQHLVGTFASRISGSQDLYPQGSPCNSINYICSHDGFTLRDTVSYNEKHNEGNGEDNRDGSNANYSYNFGEEGETKSPKILALRERQMRNFLLTLFLSQGIPMLQSGDEYGHTAKGNNNRWALDTDANHFLWDELSKNTSLFDFVCRAIRFRKQHKEIFNKGFLTHENITWLDANANAIQHWNPGNFLAYELRYVKYSLFTAFHTGEESVEIHLPKLRENFLPYQKIADSSGFISESLSEKVLLDSYMMLVAISYTSHPS from the coding sequence ATGGGCAAAATCAGTTTTTATCCAGGCTCTCCACTACCTCTGGGAGCAACTCAGCTTTCTTCTAATCGCTATCGTTTCGCGTTATTTTCTTCACAAGCCACTCAAGTAGTTCTTGCTCTTGCCGATAAGAATTTCCATATCCAAGAAATAGTTTTATCACATGAGAAAAACCGCACGGGAGCTATCTGGCATATAGAGGTAGAAGGGATTTCTGATCAGTGGTCCTATGCTTTTCGCGTAGATGGTCCTACAAGCGCAACAGCTAAGTTCGATTTTAAAAAATACCTTTCTGATCCTTATGCAAAAAACCTCCGTTCTCCACAAACTTTTGGCTCTATAAAAACTTCTGGAGACTATGCCTTTAGTTATTTAAAAAATGAAGAGTTTTCTTGGGAAGGAGATCGCTGTCTCAATTTACCTAAAGAAGAATCAATCATTTATGAAATGCATGTCAGATCTTTTACTTGGAATAATTCTTCTAAAGTACGTTATCCAGGGACTTTCTTAGGTGTTATCGAAAAGATAGACTATCTGAAAAAACTTGGGGTCAATGCCATTGAATTGCTCCCCATTTTCGAATTTGATGAAACTTACCATCCTTTCCGAACTCCTAATACACCTCACCTCTACAACTATTGGGGTTATTCTTCTCTAAACTTTTTCTCTCCCTGTCGACGCTATGCTTATGGCTCAGATCCCTGCGCACCAATCAGAGAATTTAAAACTCTAGTGAAAGCTTTACATAAGGCAAACATTGAGGTGATTCTCGATGTTGTTTTCAATCATACAGGATTAGAGAATACGACTTGCCCTTTGCCGTGGATAGATCTTTCTTCATATTATATGGTGAATTCCCAAGGAGAATTCGCGAACTATTCAGGATGTGGAAACACAGTAAATACTAACCACACGCCTACAACACAATGGATTTTGGACTCCCTACGCTATTGGGTTCAGGAGATGCATGTAGATGGATTTCGTTTCGATCTTGCTTCTGTTTTTTCTCGTGATCCCCTAGGGAATCCCGTTCCTTTCTCACCCATCTTACATGCTATCAGCTATGATCCTGTGCTTTCCGAAACAAAAATTATTGCCGAGCCTTGGGATGCTGCTGGTTTGTATCAAGTGGGTTATTTCCCTACCTTAAGCCCACGTTGGAGCGAATGGAACGGGCAATATCGTGACACCATAAAATCGTTTTTAAATGGGGATCAACATCTTGTTGGCACTTTCGCTTCCAGGATTTCCGGGTCTCAAGATCTCTATCCACAAGGTTCTCCTTGCAACTCGATCAATTACATTTGTAGTCATGATGGATTTACTTTGCGTGATACAGTTTCCTACAATGAAAAACATAATGAAGGAAATGGAGAGGATAATCGCGACGGAAGCAACGCAAATTATAGTTATAATTTTGGAGAAGAAGGCGAAACCAAAAGTCCGAAAATTCTTGCTTTACGTGAACGTCAGATGCGTAATTTCCTATTAACCTTATTCCTTTCTCAAGGGATTCCGATGCTGCAATCAGGAGATGAATATGGTCATACAGCAAAAGGAAATAATAATCGTTGGGCGTTAGATACAGATGCCAATCATTTCCTTTGGGATGAATTATCTAAAAATACTTCTCTTTTTGATTTTGTCTGTAGAGCCATTCGTTTCAGAAAACAACATAAGGAAATTTTCAATAAAGGATTCCTTACTCATGAAAACATTACCTGGCTTGATGCAAATGCGAATGCTATACAACATTGGAATCCTGGTAATTTCTTAGCTTATGAGCTTAGATATGTGAAGTATAGTCTATTCACAGCGTTTCATACCGGAGAAGAAAGCGTCGAAATCCATCTACCAAAATTAAGAGAGAATTTCCTTCCTTATCAAAAAATAGCAGATAGTTCAGGTTTTATATCAGAAAGCCTATCAGAGAAAGTACTTTTAGATTCTTATATGATGCTAGTTGCTATAAGTTATACAAGTCATCCTAGCTAA
- a CDS encoding single-stranded DNA-binding protein gives MMFGYFVGYLGADPEERMTSKGKRVVVLRLGVKSRIGTKDETVWCKCNVWHNRYDKMLPYLKKGSGVIIAGDISVESYMSKDGTPQSSLVISVDTIKFSPFGRSESRSPSAEDSSAQTSYDNVSVGFEGESLDAEAIADKDMYAGYGQGQQYVSEDVPF, from the coding sequence ATGATGTTTGGTTATTTTGTCGGTTATTTAGGAGCAGATCCTGAAGAAAGAATGACCTCGAAAGGTAAACGCGTAGTTGTATTGCGTCTAGGCGTAAAATCTCGCATAGGAACCAAAGATGAAACTGTATGGTGCAAATGTAATGTCTGGCACAACCGTTATGATAAAATGCTTCCCTATTTGAAAAAAGGATCAGGGGTAATTATCGCGGGAGATATCTCTGTAGAAAGTTATATGAGTAAGGACGGCACTCCACAATCTTCTTTGGTAATCAGTGTTGATACGATTAAATTTAGTCCTTTCGGCAGAAGCGAATCGCGTTCTCCATCAGCCGAAGACAGCTCAGCTCAAACATCTTATGACAATGTCTCTGTAGGATTTGAGGGAGAAAGTTTAGATGCTGAAGCTATAGCAGATAAAGATATGTATGCTGGCTATGGTCAAGGTCAACAATATGTATCGGAAGATGTGCCTTTTTAA
- a CDS encoding PP2C family protein-serine/threonine phosphatase: protein MQNTVDFDYFGLSDIGMVRSRNEDFWQVNLSSRAVAIADGMGGCLGGDVASHEAIFSLMELIDARQSQLEEFKDDQYREILRVILSEVNGLIYEHGLMESRLQGMGTTLSFMQFLREKAWLLHVGDSRIYRLRGEKLSCLTEDHSLANQLKNRYGLSKQSDKVYPYRHILTNVLGSRPYVIPDIRDISYEKEDLFVFCSDGLTNMVSDADMRDILLQSTTLEESGNILISLANSRGGSDNVTVVLVRIQ, encoded by the coding sequence ATGCAAAATACTGTAGATTTCGATTATTTTGGTCTAAGCGATATTGGGATGGTCCGCTCTAGGAATGAGGATTTTTGGCAGGTAAATCTTTCCTCGAGAGCTGTTGCTATTGCAGATGGTATGGGAGGATGTTTAGGAGGCGATGTTGCTTCTCACGAAGCTATTTTTAGCTTAATGGAGTTGATTGACGCTAGACAATCCCAACTAGAAGAGTTTAAAGATGATCAGTATCGGGAAATATTGCGGGTAATTCTTTCCGAGGTTAATGGTTTGATTTATGAGCATGGGCTCATGGAATCACGTCTTCAGGGCATGGGAACTACATTGAGTTTCATGCAGTTTCTTAGGGAAAAGGCGTGGTTACTTCATGTCGGAGACAGTAGGATTTATCGCTTGCGCGGTGAAAAGCTTTCCTGTTTGACAGAAGACCACTCTTTAGCAAATCAATTGAAAAATCGTTATGGGCTTTCTAAACAATCAGATAAGGTGTATCCTTATCGTCATATTCTGACTAATGTTTTGGGAAGTCGCCCCTATGTGATCCCCGATATTCGAGACATTTCTTATGAAAAAGAAGACTTGTTTGTTTTCTGCTCGGACGGCTTGACAAACATGGTTTCTGATGCAGATATGCGGGATATTTTGCTTCAATCTACGACTCTAGAAGAAAGTGGAAATATTTTGATTTCCCTAGCAAATAGTCGTGGAGGATCTGATAATGTTACCGTGGTATTAGTCCGAATACAGTAG
- a CDS encoding type III secretion chaperone Slc1 — protein MSRQNAEENLKNFARELKLPDVAFDQNNTCILFVDGEFSLHLTYEEHSDRLYVYAPLLDGLPDNTQRKLALYEKLLEGSMLGGQMAGGGVGVATKEQLILMHCVLDMKYAETNLLKAFAQLFIETVVKWRTVCADICAGREPSVDTMPQMPQSGGAGGIQPPPTGIRA, from the coding sequence ATGTCCAGGCAAAATGCTGAGGAAAATCTAAAAAATTTTGCTAGAGAACTAAAGCTCCCCGATGTAGCTTTTGATCAGAACAATACGTGCATTTTGTTTGTTGATGGCGAATTTTCCCTTCACCTCACTTACGAAGAGCATTCTGATCGTTTGTATGTCTACGCTCCCTTGTTAGATGGTTTGCCAGATAATACTCAAAGAAAATTGGCTTTATACGAAAAGCTTTTAGAAGGATCTATGCTTGGTGGACAAATGGCTGGAGGCGGCGTTGGAGTTGCTACTAAAGAACAGCTCATTTTGATGCACTGCGTTTTAGATATGAAATACGCTGAAACAAATCTTTTAAAGGCATTTGCTCAATTGTTTATTGAAACTGTAGTGAAGTGGCGAACTGTTTGTGCTGATATTTGCGCAGGTAGGGAACCTTCTGTAGATACTATGCCTCAAATGCCTCAATCTGGCGGCGCTGGTGGAATACAACCTCCTCCTACAGGCATACGTGCGTAA
- the ruvB gene encoding Holliday junction branch migration DNA helicase RuvB, which yields MTHQVSVLHQDKKFDISLRPKGLREFCGQKQLTERLELFLHAAVQRGEVPGHCLFFGPPGLGKTSLAHIVAHTVGKGLVVASGPQLVKPSDLLGLLTSLQEGDVFFIDEIHRMGKVAEEYLYSAMEDYKIDITIDSGPGARSVSVDLAPFSLVGATTRSGMLSEPLRARFSFTGRMSYYSDEDLTTILKRSSNLLGIDADSSALHEIARRSRGTPRLANNLLRWVRDFAQMREGNCINSDVAEKALAMLLIDDWGLNEIDIKLLTTIIDYYQGGPVGIKTLSVAVGEDIKTLEDVYEPFLILKGLLKKTSRGRMVTQIAYNHLKRCSDNLQSLGEEK from the coding sequence ATGACACATCAGGTATCTGTCTTACATCAAGATAAAAAGTTCGATATTTCTTTACGTCCCAAGGGATTAAGGGAATTCTGTGGTCAGAAGCAACTTACGGAACGCCTGGAGTTGTTTCTTCATGCCGCTGTGCAACGGGGAGAAGTTCCTGGCCATTGTCTGTTTTTCGGTCCTCCAGGATTGGGTAAAACATCACTTGCTCATATCGTTGCTCATACCGTAGGCAAAGGATTAGTTGTGGCTTCAGGACCTCAACTTGTTAAACCATCTGATTTATTGGGATTGTTGACAAGTTTGCAGGAAGGCGATGTTTTCTTTATTGATGAAATCCATCGCATGGGAAAAGTTGCTGAGGAATATTTATATTCAGCAATGGAAGACTATAAGATTGACATTACTATTGATTCAGGCCCGGGCGCACGATCAGTTTCTGTGGATCTTGCTCCTTTTAGTTTAGTAGGAGCAACAACGCGTTCCGGAATGTTAAGTGAGCCCTTGCGTGCTCGTTTTTCTTTTACTGGGCGCATGTCATATTATTCCGACGAAGATTTGACAACAATTCTCAAACGATCTTCTAATTTATTAGGGATTGATGCTGATTCTTCAGCATTACATGAAATTGCCCGGAGATCTAGAGGGACACCTAGATTAGCTAATAACCTTTTGCGTTGGGTTCGAGATTTTGCTCAAATGCGCGAGGGTAATTGTATTAATAGTGACGTAGCCGAAAAAGCTTTGGCTATGCTATTAATAGATGATTGGGGATTAAATGAGATTGATATTAAACTCCTCACCACAATAATAGACTATTATCAGGGTGGCCCTGTAGGTATTAAAACTTTATCAGTGGCCGTAGGAGAAGACATCAAAACTCTAGAAGATGTGTATGAACCTTTCTTGATTTTAAAAGGTTTATTAAAGAAAACATCTAGAGGAAGAATGGTTACCCAAATTGCTTATAATCATTTGAAAAGGTGTTCAGATAACTTGCAGAGTTTAGGAGAAGAAAAGTGA
- the dcd gene encoding dCTP deaminase — MSIKEDKWIRKMALAHGMIEPFADGQVNIDAETGEKLISYGLSSYGYDLRLSREFKVFTNVYNSLVDPKHFTEDTFISITDDVCIIPPNSFALAHSVEYFRIPRNVLTMCIGKSTYARCGLIVNVTPFEPEWEGYVTIEISNTTPLPAKIYANEGIAQVLFFEADEMCEVSYAERKGKYQKQQGITVPFV, encoded by the coding sequence ATGAGCATTAAAGAAGATAAATGGATCCGTAAAATGGCACTGGCTCACGGAATGATCGAGCCTTTCGCTGATGGCCAAGTAAATATAGATGCAGAAACTGGAGAGAAATTAATCAGCTATGGCTTATCTAGCTATGGTTATGATCTTCGTCTGTCTAGAGAGTTTAAAGTATTCACTAATGTATACAATTCTCTTGTCGATCCAAAGCATTTTACAGAAGATACGTTTATCTCTATTACTGATGATGTTTGTATCATTCCTCCGAATTCATTTGCTCTTGCTCATAGTGTAGAGTATTTTCGTATTCCAAGAAACGTCTTAACAATGTGTATAGGAAAATCCACGTATGCACGTTGTGGACTCATTGTTAATGTAACCCCTTTTGAACCTGAATGGGAAGGATACGTTACCATAGAAATTTCTAATACTACTCCCCTTCCTGCAAAAATTTATGCTAATGAGGGAATAGCTCAAGTCTTGTTTTTTGAAGCAGACGAGATGTGTGAGGTCTCTTACGCAGAAAGAAAAGGTAAGTATCAAAAACAGCAGGGAATTACTGTTCCTTTTGTTTAA
- a CDS encoding hemolysin family protein, with translation MTDSPFFWLGVNFVCIVLQGFYSMMEMACVSFNRVRLQYYLTKDHKKARYINFLIRRPYRLFGTVMLGVNIALQIGSESARNCYKALGFSPDYAPFTQIFLVVIFAELFPLTISRKIPERLALWGAPILYYSHYLFYPLIQFIGSLTEGIYYLLKIKKEKLNSTLSRDEFQKALETHHEEQDFNVIATNIFSLSATSAEQVCQPLDLVTMLPSTANVKDLCRKIRNTDMEFIPVYHKARKNVIGIALPKDFVNKNPNDALIHNLHSPWFITAKSKLIRILKEFRDNRSSVAVVLNSSGEPMGILSLNAIFKILFNTSNIAQLKPKTVSLIERTFPGNTPLKDLQKELGIELTRYGVETLAQLVLQLLDTPAEIGTSVITDNLLLEVKEVSLYGIKSVSIKNLLS, from the coding sequence ATGACTGATTCTCCTTTCTTTTGGCTTGGGGTCAATTTTGTATGTATTGTCCTTCAAGGATTCTATTCTATGATGGAAATGGCTTGCGTTTCCTTTAATCGCGTACGCCTGCAATACTATCTAACAAAAGATCATAAGAAAGCACGCTATATTAATTTTCTTATCCGTCGTCCTTATCGTTTATTCGGAACAGTGATGCTTGGGGTAAATATAGCTCTTCAAATTGGTTCTGAATCAGCTAGGAATTGTTATAAAGCTCTAGGATTTTCTCCAGATTACGCTCCTTTTACTCAGATCTTTCTTGTCGTAATTTTTGCTGAGCTTTTTCCTTTAACGATATCACGCAAAATTCCTGAGAGGTTAGCGCTCTGGGGTGCTCCTATACTGTATTATTCTCACTATCTATTTTACCCATTAATTCAATTCATAGGGAGTCTTACAGAAGGAATTTATTATCTATTAAAGATAAAGAAAGAGAAGTTGAACTCAACATTAAGTCGTGATGAATTTCAAAAAGCTTTAGAGACGCATCATGAGGAACAAGATTTTAATGTTATTGCCACGAATATTTTCTCTTTAAGTGCAACATCTGCCGAGCAAGTATGTCAACCCTTAGATCTGGTGACAATGTTGCCTTCTACGGCAAATGTTAAGGATTTGTGTCGTAAGATAAGAAATACTGATATGGAGTTTATCCCCGTCTACCATAAGGCACGTAAAAATGTGATAGGGATAGCTTTACCTAAAGATTTTGTGAATAAAAATCCTAATGATGCATTAATTCATAATCTCCATTCACCATGGTTTATCACAGCAAAATCTAAACTGATACGTATTCTAAAAGAATTCAGAGATAACCGCTCTAGCGTAGCTGTTGTATTGAATTCTTCTGGAGAACCGATGGGTATTCTCAGTTTAAATGCGATTTTTAAAATCCTATTTAATACATCAAATATCGCTCAGTTAAAACCTAAAACCGTCTCCTTAATAGAAAGAACTTTTCCAGGAAATACACCATTAAAAGATCTACAGAAAGAGCTAGGAATTGAGCTTACGCGTTATGGAGTAGAAACTCTAGCGCAGTTAGTTTTACAATTACTTGATACTCCTGCAGAAATTGGAACATCAGTAATTACCGATAATCTTCTCCTAGAAGTTAAAGAAGTATCGCTCTATGGAATCAAAAGTGTTTCCATTAAAAATCTACTTTCGTAA
- a CDS encoding hemolysin family protein — protein sequence MIPTVLIFLIICFTLCSGFISLSQIALFSLPTSLISHYKRSRYKKQQLVASLLSHPHHLLITLIFLDIGLNIGIQNCVAILVGDKASWLLIVGFPLALTLILCEILPKAVALPFNTQIASFVAPLILVFTKVLRPLLYWAISGINYIVQWILSSQKMDIIQPQELKEVLQSCKDFGVVNQDESRLLYGYLSLSDCSVKERMKPRQDVLFYDIQTPLDNLYDLFSQQHCSRVPVCNDNLQNLLGICTAKALLLHGKPLQSSEDLLPLLNKPYYMPETISAKTALCHLAAEDETLGMIIDEYGSIEGLITQEDLFEIVSGEIIDQRSEKVLYTMSGKDIIIAAGTLELSDLSEIFNINLPTNNNSATLGGWLTEQMESIPITGTKLTWNNLMFQVLDAAPNRIRRVYIRKMHD from the coding sequence ATGATTCCTACTGTTCTGATTTTTCTAATCATATGTTTTACCCTGTGTTCTGGATTTATTTCATTATCACAGATAGCACTCTTCTCTCTTCCAACCTCTTTAATTTCTCATTACAAGCGTTCTAGATATAAAAAACAGCAGTTAGTAGCTTCTCTACTCTCTCATCCCCACCATCTACTCATTACGCTGATCTTTCTTGATATCGGCTTAAATATTGGGATTCAAAACTGTGTAGCTATACTTGTTGGGGACAAAGCCTCATGGTTGCTTATTGTTGGCTTCCCTTTAGCTTTAACTCTGATTTTATGTGAAATTTTACCCAAGGCGGTCGCCCTTCCATTCAACACACAGATAGCCTCTTTTGTTGCTCCTCTTATTTTAGTATTTACAAAAGTGCTCCGACCTTTACTTTACTGGGCAATCAGTGGGATTAACTACATTGTACAATGGATTCTTTCATCTCAGAAGATGGATATCATCCAACCTCAGGAACTGAAAGAGGTCTTACAAAGTTGTAAAGACTTTGGCGTTGTTAATCAGGATGAAAGTCGTCTGCTATACGGTTATTTATCTCTTAGTGATTGTAGTGTTAAAGAGCGTATGAAACCTCGTCAAGATGTTTTGTTTTACGACATTCAGACACCTCTTGATAATCTCTATGATCTATTTTCTCAGCAACATTGCTCGAGAGTGCCCGTATGTAATGATAATTTACAAAACCTATTGGGAATCTGCACAGCGAAAGCTTTGCTACTTCATGGTAAGCCCTTACAATCATCCGAAGATCTTTTGCCTTTATTGAACAAGCCTTACTATATGCCTGAGACAATATCAGCAAAAACAGCCCTATGTCACCTTGCTGCAGAAGATGAAACTTTAGGTATGATCATCGATGAATATGGTTCGATCGAAGGATTAATTACTCAGGAAGATCTCTTTGAGATCGTTTCTGGAGAAATCATAGATCAACGAAGTGAAAAAGTTCTTTATACAATGTCAGGCAAAGATATTATTATCGCAGCAGGCACTTTAGAACTGAGTGATCTCAGTGAGATTTTCAATATCAATCTCCCTACAAATAACAATAGCGCCACTTTAGGAGGATGGTTAACTGAACAGATGGAATCTATTCCCATTACGGGGACAAAACTCACTTGGAACAATCTTATGTTTCAAGTTTTGGATGCGGCTCCTAATCGCATACGCCGAGTATATATAAGGAAAATGCATGACTGA
- a CDS encoding cysteine desulfurase family protein, whose protein sequence is MIYLDNNAMAFLEPGLLQFLQQLFLEGIYANPSSVHSPGKKSRKIIHETTTLIQKTLSFSGQVIYTSSATESLNLAIASLPKGSHVITCSCEHPAIIEPLKNANLLVSYLDPQFGNCTISPEQIEAAITPTTSAIVLGWVNSEIGAKIDVEVIANIAREHNLQFIVDATAIVGREKIAIPKGVTMVAFSGHKFHALSGIGALLISPGFKVSPLLWGGGQQGGIRSGTENLWGIASLYYIFNILIEKQEEITSKILQYRNYFEARLKERIPEIRIHCEDQPRVNNVSAIAFPPLEGEVMQIALDVEGVACGYGSACSSGATTAFKSLVSMKIDQDIALATLRFSFSHLLTQEDLDLAIEKIMKVSTHLRSAW, encoded by the coding sequence ATGATCTACTTGGATAACAACGCTATGGCTTTTTTAGAGCCAGGTCTTTTGCAATTTCTACAGCAGCTCTTTCTCGAGGGGATTTATGCTAATCCTTCAAGTGTACATAGTCCAGGGAAGAAATCTCGGAAGATAATTCATGAAACGACAACGTTAATTCAAAAGACGCTATCTTTCTCGGGACAGGTAATTTATACTTCGAGTGCTACGGAAAGTTTAAATTTAGCTATTGCGAGTCTTCCTAAGGGGAGTCACGTGATTACATGTAGTTGCGAACATCCTGCAATAATAGAGCCTTTAAAAAATGCCAATCTCCTCGTTTCGTATTTGGATCCTCAGTTTGGAAACTGTACGATCAGTCCCGAACAAATAGAAGCTGCTATCACACCAACAACCTCTGCAATCGTATTAGGATGGGTAAATAGCGAAATCGGTGCGAAAATAGATGTAGAGGTAATTGCTAATATTGCTAGGGAGCATAATTTACAATTTATCGTAGATGCTACAGCAATTGTTGGTAGAGAAAAGATAGCCATTCCTAAAGGCGTCACTATGGTTGCTTTTAGTGGACATAAGTTTCACGCTCTATCAGGAATAGGGGCTCTTCTTATATCTCCAGGATTTAAGGTTTCTCCCTTACTTTGGGGTGGTGGTCAGCAGGGCGGTATACGTTCTGGAACAGAAAATCTCTGGGGGATTGCCTCGCTATACTATATCTTCAATATTCTTATTGAAAAACAAGAAGAAATAACTTCTAAAATCTTACAATATCGCAATTACTTCGAGGCACGCTTAAAAGAGCGTATTCCTGAGATTAGAATTCATTGTGAGGATCAACCTCGTGTGAATAACGTTTCTGCTATTGCTTTCCCCCCATTAGAAGGCGAGGTGATGCAAATAGCTTTAGATGTTGAAGGTGTGGCTTGTGGTTATGGCTCAGCATGCTCTTCGGGAGCAACTACCGCTTTCAAATCTTTAGTCTCTATGAAAATTGATCAGGATATAGCGCTAGCTACCTTACGGTTTTCTTTCTCTCATTTGCTAACACAAGAGGATCTTGATTTAGCTATCGAGAAGATTATGAAAGTGAGCACTCATTTGAGAAGCGCTTGGTAA